The following proteins are encoded in a genomic region of Catellatospora sp. TT07R-123:
- a CDS encoding DUF6790 family protein gives MPFFAAIWFTIVVGWLIHVALDKHPGRRTRHRVVELALLWIMVGGGAWGVLAGLGHIGPQSGQLADQIGYTRSMFQWEVGWNDIAVSVLGIGCAWRRLRGTWLTAAVTALAISFWGDAWGHFNQLVLHGNHAPSNVWALPSDILMPLFAIILLVVYRRGQTPAEALTQAPRAAATRP, from the coding sequence ATGCCGTTCTTCGCTGCCATCTGGTTCACCATCGTCGTCGGCTGGCTGATCCACGTGGCCCTCGACAAGCATCCGGGGCGCCGTACCAGGCATCGCGTCGTCGAGCTGGCCCTACTGTGGATCATGGTGGGCGGCGGTGCCTGGGGCGTGCTGGCCGGGCTGGGCCACATCGGGCCGCAGTCGGGTCAGCTCGCCGACCAGATCGGCTACACGCGGTCGATGTTCCAGTGGGAGGTGGGCTGGAACGACATCGCCGTCAGCGTGCTCGGCATCGGCTGCGCCTGGCGGCGGCTGCGCGGCACCTGGCTGACCGCCGCCGTCACCGCACTGGCGATCTCGTTCTGGGGCGACGCCTGGGGGCACTTCAACCAGCTCGTCCTCCACGGCAACCACGCCCCGTCCAACGTGTGGGCGCTGCCGTCGGACATCCTGATGCCGCTGTTCGCGATCATCCTGCTGGTCGTGTACCGCCGCGGCCAGACCCCCGCCGAAGCTCTCACACAGGCCCCGCGCGCCGCCGCGACCCGGCCCTGA
- a CDS encoding HSP90 family protein, whose protein sequence is MSQSFQVDLRGIVDLLSHHLYSSPRVYVRELMQNAVDAITARRADVPTAPASVWLETPATTGDGTLRVHDTGLGLTEQQVHELLATIGRSGKRDELGFSRHEFLGQFGIGLLSCFLVADEIRVQTRHEGHPTVYWTGYSDGRYQVATGPDRQETGTTVTLLPRRDAVAWLEAERVRDLARLYGEMLPYPVRVDSELVTAETLPWQAGSRAAVTALAEQTFGFTPFDVIELNVPEAGLTGVALVLPTAVNPAAKSGHRVYLKRMLLAEGAEDVLPPWAFFARCVVDASELRPTASREALYEDSLLESVREQLGDQLRGWLVNLARQDPDRMHRFLAVHHLGVKALAMHDEEMLRLVDQWWPMETNLGRMTLSEVRRRHDVVRYSANIDEFRQLAAVAAAQGLLVVNAGYTYDAELIERLPLLDPSILVDRLDPSDLSTRFDTLDPGTELDLRPFLATAQRTLDPLGCEVVLRSFDPPSMPALYLTDRDATFQRRLRETAQSADELWAGVLSAFEKAEAQVRPQLVLNHRNPLVRRVIGLPTPELVGLTVQSLYGQALLFGHHPLRPADTALLNRSFLDLIDLAVPHIPREDS, encoded by the coding sequence GTGAGCCAGTCCTTCCAGGTGGATCTCCGCGGCATCGTCGACCTGCTGAGCCATCACCTCTACAGCAGCCCGCGCGTCTACGTGCGCGAACTCATGCAGAACGCCGTGGACGCCATCACCGCCCGCCGCGCCGACGTCCCTACCGCTCCCGCCTCGGTATGGCTGGAGACCCCGGCCACCACCGGCGACGGCACCCTGCGCGTCCACGACACCGGCCTGGGGCTGACCGAGCAGCAGGTGCACGAGCTGCTGGCCACCATCGGCCGCAGCGGCAAGCGTGACGAGCTCGGCTTCTCCCGGCACGAGTTCCTCGGCCAGTTCGGCATCGGCCTGCTGTCGTGCTTCCTGGTCGCCGACGAGATCAGGGTGCAGACCCGCCACGAGGGCCATCCCACGGTGTACTGGACCGGCTACTCCGACGGCCGCTACCAGGTCGCGACCGGCCCGGACCGGCAGGAGACCGGCACCACGGTCACGCTGCTCCCCCGCCGTGACGCGGTCGCCTGGCTGGAGGCGGAGCGGGTGCGTGACCTGGCCCGGCTCTACGGCGAGATGCTGCCCTACCCCGTACGGGTCGACAGCGAGCTCGTCACCGCCGAGACCCTGCCCTGGCAGGCGGGCAGCCGCGCCGCGGTGACCGCCCTGGCCGAGCAGACGTTCGGGTTCACCCCGTTCGACGTGATCGAGCTGAACGTGCCCGAGGCCGGGCTGACCGGCGTCGCGCTGGTGCTGCCGACCGCCGTCAACCCCGCCGCCAAGTCCGGGCACCGGGTCTACCTCAAGCGGATGCTGCTGGCCGAGGGCGCCGAGGACGTGCTGCCGCCGTGGGCGTTCTTCGCCCGCTGCGTCGTCGACGCCAGTGAGCTGCGCCCCACCGCCAGCCGCGAGGCCCTGTACGAGGACAGCCTGCTGGAGTCGGTCCGCGAGCAGCTCGGCGACCAGCTGCGCGGCTGGCTGGTGAACCTGGCCCGGCAGGACCCCGACCGGATGCACCGGTTCCTGGCCGTGCACCACCTCGGGGTGAAGGCGCTGGCCATGCACGACGAGGAGATGCTGCGCCTGGTCGACCAGTGGTGGCCGATGGAGACCAACCTCGGCCGGATGACGCTCAGCGAGGTGCGCCGCCGCCACGACGTGGTCCGCTACAGCGCCAACATCGACGAGTTCCGGCAGCTCGCCGCGGTCGCCGCGGCGCAGGGCCTGCTCGTGGTCAACGCCGGCTACACCTACGACGCCGAGCTGATCGAGCGGCTGCCGCTGCTGGACCCGTCGATCCTGGTGGACCGGCTGGACCCCAGCGACCTGTCGACCCGGTTCGACACCCTCGACCCCGGCACCGAGCTGGACCTGCGGCCGTTCCTGGCCACCGCCCAGCGCACGCTGGACCCGCTGGGCTGCGAGGTGGTGCTGCGGTCGTTCGACCCGCCGAGCATGCCCGCGCTGTACCTGACCGACCGCGACGCCACGTTCCAGCGGCGGCTGCGCGAGACCGCGCAGAGCGCCGACGAGCTGTGGGCCGGGGTGCTGTCGGCGTTCGAGAAGGCGGAGGCGCAGGTGCGCCCGCAACTGGTGCTCAACCACCGCAACCCGCTGGTGCGCCGCGTCATCGGACTGCCGACGCCGGAGCTGGTCGGCCTGACCGTGCAGTCGCTGTACGGCCAGGCGCTGCTGTTCGGCCACCACCCGCTGCGCCCGGCCGACACCGCCCTGCTCAACCGTTCCTTCCTCGACCTCATCGACCTCGCCGTGCCGCACATCCCCCGGGAGGACTCATGA
- a CDS encoding glycosyltransferase family 39 protein, translating into MSDVDVEAVPTPSEDAPRHPDQQAPPWWQVRLPNALTGLLLLLMSWFVLAQGRFHGRTYDEYMQDDYGARVLKFYLTWGEDRSFLDFPDYIYMPQHGSGAEVIIAFFQHLTGEVWQTRTVVGGVMGVLGILIMALAGREMAGPWGGFAAALGLALYPRYTGQLTNNSKDIPLAAAMLLVLWLVLRLMRRWSQPDRKHEVLELAAIGASIGFAASIRVTSLLWFGLLGLLALGYWVRHGRRLRGAALRTELSNQFSAAIVIAPTAYLVMSLMWPYLLTNPGDGLKSSIESMSKYNWDHDIMFAGEMVRSTDLPWDFAPRWLVVGSPLPVIALTVAAAVAAVVALVRRQRLDGRLLLIGAYIVVPILMVVVAHATLYNGLRHFLFVVPGMLLLSATVLVRWIRQSFDSGRAVLALALIGAAVLGQAEVVVSSARIYPYEYSYFSPLVGSYDRGHLNYESLYYGSCTRAAAVWLSENYAKYTSETNPTFRDENQWNSLAKADMPDNFVDIGDGTPLFRITSGEPGAGYREIHAEVLLGEKICRVSVLDPTAY; encoded by the coding sequence GTGTCCGACGTCGATGTCGAAGCGGTGCCGACCCCGTCGGAGGACGCCCCGCGGCACCCCGACCAGCAGGCACCGCCCTGGTGGCAGGTGCGGCTGCCGAACGCGCTGACCGGACTGCTTCTGCTGCTGATGTCGTGGTTCGTGCTCGCGCAGGGGCGCTTCCACGGCCGCACCTACGACGAATACATGCAGGACGACTACGGCGCCCGGGTGCTGAAGTTCTACCTCACCTGGGGCGAGGACCGCTCGTTCCTCGACTTCCCCGACTACATCTACATGCCGCAGCACGGCTCCGGCGCCGAGGTGATCATCGCGTTCTTCCAGCACCTCACGGGTGAGGTGTGGCAGACGCGCACCGTCGTCGGCGGGGTCATGGGCGTGCTCGGCATCCTGATCATGGCGCTGGCGGGCCGGGAGATGGCCGGGCCGTGGGGTGGCTTCGCCGCCGCGCTCGGGCTCGCGCTGTACCCGCGATACACCGGCCAGCTGACCAACAACTCCAAGGACATCCCGCTGGCCGCGGCGATGCTGCTGGTGCTGTGGCTGGTGTTGCGGCTGATGCGCCGCTGGTCGCAGCCCGACCGCAAGCACGAGGTGCTGGAACTGGCCGCCATCGGCGCCTCGATCGGGTTCGCCGCCTCGATCCGGGTCACCTCGCTGCTGTGGTTCGGCCTGCTCGGCCTGCTCGCGCTGGGCTACTGGGTGCGGCACGGGCGCAGGCTGCGCGGTGCGGCGCTGCGCACCGAGCTGAGCAACCAGTTCAGCGCCGCCATCGTCATCGCGCCGACGGCATACCTGGTCATGTCGCTGATGTGGCCGTACCTGCTGACCAACCCCGGCGACGGCCTGAAGTCGTCGATCGAGTCCATGTCGAAGTACAACTGGGACCACGACATCATGTTCGCCGGTGAGATGGTCCGCTCCACCGACCTGCCGTGGGACTTCGCGCCGCGGTGGCTGGTGGTCGGCTCGCCGCTGCCGGTGATCGCGCTGACCGTCGCGGCCGCGGTGGCGGCGGTGGTGGCGCTGGTCCGGCGGCAGCGTCTCGACGGGCGCCTGCTGCTGATCGGCGCGTACATCGTGGTGCCGATCCTGATGGTGGTCGTCGCGCACGCCACGCTCTACAACGGGCTGCGGCACTTCCTGTTCGTGGTGCCGGGCATGCTGCTGCTGTCGGCCACGGTGCTGGTGCGCTGGATCCGGCAGTCGTTCGACTCCGGCCGGGCCGTGCTGGCCTTGGCGCTGATCGGCGCGGCCGTGCTCGGGCAGGCGGAGGTCGTCGTGTCGTCGGCGCGCATCTACCCGTACGAGTACTCGTACTTCAGCCCGCTGGTCGGCAGCTACGACCGGGGCCACCTCAACTACGAGAGCCTCTACTACGGCTCGTGCACCCGGGCCGCCGCGGTGTGGCTGAGCGAGAACTACGCGAAGTACACCAGTGAGACCAACCCGACGTTCCGCGACGAGAACCAGTGGAACTCGCTGGCCAAGGCGGACATGCCGGACAACTTCGTCGACATCGGCGACGGGACGCCGCTGTTCCGGATCACCTCCGGCGAGCCCGGTGCCGGATACCGCGAGATCCATGCTGAGGTGCTGCTCGGCGAGAAGATCTGCCGCGTCTCCGTGCTCGACCCGACCGCGTACTGA